From the genome of Neodiprion pinetum isolate iyNeoPine1 chromosome 3, iyNeoPine1.2, whole genome shotgun sequence, one region includes:
- the LOC124215222 gene encoding DGAT1/2-independent enzyme synthesizing storage lipids isoform X3 — translation MPLLITFLLPLVIVVLLYATASILYVYKLHRARLRHAYETDWKNAARNTVAAVWDAHGWIWHGYEIVGLNNIPENEPVLFVYYHGAIPIDLYYFISKVFLYNSKLIHTVADRFLFKVPGWSIISDVLKVIPGTIQTCSSILKEGNMLAISPGGVYEAQFGDCYYRLMWKKRLGFAKVALDAKVKIIPIFTRNLREAFRTVSWGRRIWLRIYAATRFPFVPIFGGFPVKLITFVGKPISYDSSLSAEELQVKVATALEDLIKKHQKLPGSITRALLERVYQMSSDVRYEK, via the exons ATGCCTTTACTTATTACGTTTCTACTTCCTTTAGTGATCGTCGTACTCCTTTACGCCACTGCATCAATTCTTTATGTCTACAAATTACATAG AGCCCGATTAAGACATGCGTACGAAACGGATTGGAAAAATGCAGCGCGAAATACAGTAGCCGCGGTTTGGGATGCTCACGGATGGATATGGCATG GTTACGAGATTGTTGGACTGAATAATATTCCAGAAAACGAGCCAGTGTTGTTCGTATATTACCATGGAGCTATTCCGATAGACCTTTACTATTTCATATCCAAAGTATTCCTTTACAATTCCAAACTAATTCACACAGTTGCCGATCGTTTCCTATTCAAAGTTCCTGGTTGGTCCATCATATCCGACGTTTTGAAAGTTATTCCTGGTACAATACAGACATGTTCATCTATTTTGAAAGAAGGAAACATGCTAGCTATTTCTCCTGGCGGTGTTTACGAGGCACAATTTGGGGACTGTTATTACCGCCTTATGTGGAAGAAGCGATTAGGTTTCGCTAAGGTGGCACTGGATGCTAAAGTG AAAATAATTCCTATCTTTACAAGGAATTTGAGAGAAGCATTCAGGACAGTGAGTTGGGGTAGAAGAATATGGCTTCGGATTTATGCAGCAACCAGATTTCCGTTTGTGCCAATATTTGGTGGCTTTCCAGTGAAACTTATTACTTTTGTTGGCAAACCGATTTCGTACGACAGTTCTTTGTCAGCTGAAGAGCTCCAGGTGAAG GTAGCAACAGCATTAGAAGATTTAATAAAGAAGCATCAAAAATTGCCTGGAAGCATAACAAGGGCTCTCCTGGAGAGAGTTTACCAGATGTCTAGTGATGTTCGGTATGAGAAATAG
- the LOC124215222 gene encoding DGAT1/2-independent enzyme synthesizing storage lipids isoform X1 — protein MISLVPNIWQMIGGFIVEYIDIDVDFTLWLSWLLMPLLITFLLPLVIVVLLYATASILYVYKLHRARLRHAYETDWKNAARNTVAAVWDAHGWIWHGYEIVGLNNIPENEPVLFVYYHGAIPIDLYYFISKVFLYNSKLIHTVADRFLFKVPGWSIISDVLKVIPGTIQTCSSILKEGNMLAISPGGVYEAQFGDCYYRLMWKKRLGFAKVALDAKVKIIPIFTRNLREAFRTVSWGRRIWLRIYAATRFPFVPIFGGFPVKLITFVGKPISYDSSLSAEELQVKVATALEDLIKKHQKLPGSITRALLERVYQMSSDVRYEK, from the exons ATGATATCGTTAGTACCAAATATTTGGCAGATGATAGGTGGTTTCATAG TTGAATACATCGATATCGACGTGGACTTCACGCTCTGGCTATCATGGCTACTTATGCCTTTACTTATTACGTTTCTACTTCCTTTAGTGATCGTCGTACTCCTTTACGCCACTGCATCAATTCTTTATGTCTACAAATTACATAG AGCCCGATTAAGACATGCGTACGAAACGGATTGGAAAAATGCAGCGCGAAATACAGTAGCCGCGGTTTGGGATGCTCACGGATGGATATGGCATG GTTACGAGATTGTTGGACTGAATAATATTCCAGAAAACGAGCCAGTGTTGTTCGTATATTACCATGGAGCTATTCCGATAGACCTTTACTATTTCATATCCAAAGTATTCCTTTACAATTCCAAACTAATTCACACAGTTGCCGATCGTTTCCTATTCAAAGTTCCTGGTTGGTCCATCATATCCGACGTTTTGAAAGTTATTCCTGGTACAATACAGACATGTTCATCTATTTTGAAAGAAGGAAACATGCTAGCTATTTCTCCTGGCGGTGTTTACGAGGCACAATTTGGGGACTGTTATTACCGCCTTATGTGGAAGAAGCGATTAGGTTTCGCTAAGGTGGCACTGGATGCTAAAGTG AAAATAATTCCTATCTTTACAAGGAATTTGAGAGAAGCATTCAGGACAGTGAGTTGGGGTAGAAGAATATGGCTTCGGATTTATGCAGCAACCAGATTTCCGTTTGTGCCAATATTTGGTGGCTTTCCAGTGAAACTTATTACTTTTGTTGGCAAACCGATTTCGTACGACAGTTCTTTGTCAGCTGAAGAGCTCCAGGTGAAG GTAGCAACAGCATTAGAAGATTTAATAAAGAAGCATCAAAAATTGCCTGGAAGCATAACAAGGGCTCTCCTGGAGAGAGTTTACCAGATGTCTAGTGATGTTCGGTATGAGAAATAG
- the LOC124215222 gene encoding DGAT1/2-independent enzyme synthesizing storage lipids isoform X2, translating into MISLVPNIWQMIGGFIVEYIDIDVDFTLWLSWLLMPLLITFLLPLVIVVLLYATASILYVYKLHRARLRHAYETDWKNAARNTVAAVWDAHGWIWHGYEIVGLNNIPENEPVLFVYYHGAIPIDLYYFISKVFLYNSKLIHTVADRFLFKVPGWSIISDVLKVIPGTIQTCSSILKEGNMLAISPGGVYEAQFGDCYYRLMWKKRLGFAKVALDAKVKIIPIFTRNLREAFRTVSWGRRIWLRIYAATRFPFVPIFGGFPVKLITFVGKPISYDSSLSAEELQVKLPKYLQFS; encoded by the exons ATGATATCGTTAGTACCAAATATTTGGCAGATGATAGGTGGTTTCATAG TTGAATACATCGATATCGACGTGGACTTCACGCTCTGGCTATCATGGCTACTTATGCCTTTACTTATTACGTTTCTACTTCCTTTAGTGATCGTCGTACTCCTTTACGCCACTGCATCAATTCTTTATGTCTACAAATTACATAG AGCCCGATTAAGACATGCGTACGAAACGGATTGGAAAAATGCAGCGCGAAATACAGTAGCCGCGGTTTGGGATGCTCACGGATGGATATGGCATG GTTACGAGATTGTTGGACTGAATAATATTCCAGAAAACGAGCCAGTGTTGTTCGTATATTACCATGGAGCTATTCCGATAGACCTTTACTATTTCATATCCAAAGTATTCCTTTACAATTCCAAACTAATTCACACAGTTGCCGATCGTTTCCTATTCAAAGTTCCTGGTTGGTCCATCATATCCGACGTTTTGAAAGTTATTCCTGGTACAATACAGACATGTTCATCTATTTTGAAAGAAGGAAACATGCTAGCTATTTCTCCTGGCGGTGTTTACGAGGCACAATTTGGGGACTGTTATTACCGCCTTATGTGGAAGAAGCGATTAGGTTTCGCTAAGGTGGCACTGGATGCTAAAGTG AAAATAATTCCTATCTTTACAAGGAATTTGAGAGAAGCATTCAGGACAGTGAGTTGGGGTAGAAGAATATGGCTTCGGATTTATGCAGCAACCAGATTTCCGTTTGTGCCAATATTTGGTGGCTTTCCAGTGAAACTTATTACTTTTGTTGGCAAACCGATTTCGTACGACAGTTCTTTGTCAGCTGAAGAGCTCCAGGTGAAG ttaCCGAagtatcttcaattttcatga